One genomic segment of Plasmodium vivax chromosome 9, whole genome shotgun sequence includes these proteins:
- a CDS encoding WD domain, G-beta repeat domain containing protein (encoded by transcript PVX_092555A), whose product MNNNKNSNFGKNNGSNNGNNNENYNNIRNNSSGMVGGNLNVPPGMGGMGNMNGMGNVNGMGNMNGMGNMNGMGNMNGMGNMNGMGKLHGNISKMHGNLKNMSSNLNSLANNMKHSMSGNANGMPGGMGSMPGGMGSMPGGMGSMPGGMGSMPGGMGSMPGGMSNMSSGMSNMPSGMNNMPSGMNNMPSGMNNMPSGMNNMPSGMNNISIMRSGGKPPMSNLNSKININSSVNMQTDINLKSRIKMGSSDIASANRNMNSVFSKGNNNLRENIMNNLNYNYNNVNYNNMMKSNIEMNNKMLGGENVGKPPQDSNGANKNADNFSKRFNSNKMVVQTSVNNKHYRNSDGSNMNRFYVNDMKNVESNMIPLNNKMNNVKDSQSSAMPQYRENEYLGNVYKNRDKYLLGKSEKDNLYMSSKQLSGLSSGGTPGGGAPGSGTISGGTISSGTISGATGMSNAAAHGRNLKSLDSPPMYNPLNITPMGAKTNMNKVFTFNPNDKGNFHAETLADGKLNNQEKDADYSHMNKTVNMMFNEQANYGPYGVSSANHHGGGSLQGSANHHGSANQHGSANQHGSANQHGSANQHGSANQHGSANQHGSANQHGSANQHGSANPTEPPPSSAKPFFAPPNALLDTKTYNKNVENLKEHKNGSEDKQVRYNNLIEGSNPNKGPIPENASMAPSPFGKISTKKQKMSMKTGDSSNSPISSGVMPSSNNHANAPTKIDSADAYKFHMNKEKLNGKEAPNFASPVNILKDHLKENNKAKYTSVKRYANHSKIMKQADQAKNGIPAMSKMDADLVNKKGNDNDGTTTGAIINMNKSKPYEETKMDNNGVPLDKPGNNSAHFNGDPSNENNINTSNLASGAGGATTSSSTPYSTGMHNGSMSSGKNAVNGNEMDTLRPYNSNAQAEHKGDAENLKKTEQVEEKKRKKKREKKEDKKEEKGKDKNTEMIKDEKGGLLFPFDQNLKGKKKNLDYNNYLYNMSENSEQGVFSSTGQSALHTADDYMSSRGLSATPGGSMLRNVHLDMQMGAPMGAPQNASQSAPPNEARNLPANVKDQNHLHNKKNILFENYGANKNAANMFVDRDNSMLNRMDFPNENDLRASKMKKNLSDLYSAGITPLTPEQFEKDRKLIALTRLFGDVIDENENVASSKMDDRVMENKPPYSPTSPTFRNNAPHNLELLKNMSLDTLLNNLNIDRDVLDILKEKINNINRNINVTIRSAVPREALVEPKGERENFDLAKLITFFDDFINWYENNLMQIKLQLQNVSFCLLLEIFILILTNSYGHISDFKKKYLNKFSAYEPVTKFLSTCVNLSQVFEISLVRFKEKNAKHVVHMTKLGKKSLWQYLTVYGGISLYNLITTKIKIVEIEDPERNFNFFNSFVSANFLYNAKFEFPVMWSLPPIYLAKDEIAEDESNKPGCEKEENHYVPNESSDAFYYYKHILKLQKKNRLRVTKNRMPSMLYYCLNNCSDMTCAEISGLDGSFVATAHSNNIIKLWNIKQSQANKIRKKKKEMEKINKGDINDTMKRRHYHLEENNATSIDLDYDEENDGICKLYGNIHNVTSLRFGESNKILLSGNVNGDVYLYSTVSNKNYVKYVGGHTPIWSLDTAFLGYFFCSSEDDGNLRIYSTNRTYPFITYTYNCPGNVSKYHYNSTLVACGYYDNYVHLYDVRVNSFIKRFKNNYPSNQGVTSLSFSKNGRLLSYAGGYTNNINLIDLAMDKFIDVEPKVAVSAEPYHNEAEYTQPSNPLDTYLDANVLNVTNEATPNGRAPLGTDLNSFEDKILSIDFSYDNNLLVSMSCNNLIDFYNCSKDKTFDGEKENQIGKVPKQKEPPICQTVQIVRR is encoded by the exons ATGAATAATAACAAGAATAGCAATTTCGGCAAAAACAACGGCAGTAACAATGGCAACAATAATGAGAACTACAACAACATCAGAAACAACTCCAGCGGCATGGTAGGCGGCAATTTGAATGTCCCCCCCGGCATGGGCGGGATGGGCAACATGAACGGGATGGGTAACGTCAACGGGATGGGCAACATGAACGGGATGGGCAACATGAACGGGATGGGCAACATGAACGGGATGGGCAACATGAACGGGATGGGCAAGCTGCACGGCAACATCAGCAAGATGCACGGGAATTTAAAGAACATGTCCAGCAACCTCAACAGTTTGGCGAACAATATGAAGCACAGCATGTCTGGCAATGCGAATGGCATGCCAGGCGGTATGGGAAGTATGCCAGGCGGTATGGGCAGTATGCCAGGCGGTATGGGCAGTATGCCAGGCGGTATGGGCAGTATGCCAGGCGGTATGGGCAGTATGCCAGGCGGAATGAGCAATATGTCAAGCGGCATGAGCAATATGCCCAGCGGAATGAACAACATGCCCAGCGGAATGAACAACATGCCCAGCGGAATGAACAACATGCCCAGCGGAATGAACAACATGCCCAGCGGAATGAACAACATTAGTATCATGCGAAGCGGGGGGAAGCCCCCAATGAGTAACCTAAACTCCAAAATAAACATCAACAGTAGCGTTAACATGCAGACGGACATTAATTTGAAGAGCAGAATCAAAATGGGCAGCTCGGACATTGCAAGTGCCAACAGAAATATGAACAGCGTTTTCAGCAAAGGGAATAATAATCTAagggaaaatataatgaacAATTTAAActataattacaataatgTGAATTATAACAACATGATGAAGAGCAATATagaaatgaataataaaatgttagGTGGGGAAAATGTAGGGAAACCTCCCCAAGATAGTAATGGCGCGAATAAAAATGCagataatttttctaaacgATTTAATAGTAACAAAATGGTTGTACAAACCAGTGTGAATAACAAGCACTATCGCAATTCTGATGGAAGCAATATGAACAGGTTCTACGTGAATGAtatgaaaaatgtggagaGCAATATGATCCCATTaaacaacaaaatgaacaatgTTAAAGACAGCCAAAGCAGCGCTATGCCCCAATATAGGGAAAACGAATACCTAGgaaatgtttataaaaatagggATAAGTATTTGTTAGGTAAGAGCGAAAAGGATAATTTGTACATGTCGTCTAAGCAGTTGAGTGGCTTGAGCTCTGGGGGCACCCCCGGCGGGGGAGCGCCCGGCAGTGGCACGATCAGCGGTGGCACTATCAGTAGTGGCACCATCAGCGGTGCAACCGGCATGAGCAACGCCGCTGCCCATGGGAGAAATTTGAAAAGTTTGGACAGCCCCCCAATGTACAACCCCTTGAATATAACCCCCATGGGCGCCAAAACGAATATGAACAAGGTATTCACCTTTAACCCAAACGATAAGGGCAACTTTCACGCGGAAACCTTGGCCGATGGGAAGCTCAACAACCAGGAGAAGGACGCGGACTACAGTCACATGAACAAAACGGTTAATATGATGTTTAACGAGCAGGCGAATTATGGCCCCTATGGGGTGAGCAGCGCCAACCACCATGGAGGTGGCAGTCTGCAAGGAAGTGCCAACCATCACGGAAGCGCCAACCAACACGGAAGCGCCAACCAACACGGAAGCGCCAACCAACACGGAAGCGCCAACCAACACGGAAGCGCCAACCAACACGGAAGCGCCAACCAACACGGAAGCGCCAACCAACACGGAAGCGCCAACCAACACGGAAGCGCCAACCCGACggaacccccccccagcAGTGCAAAACCCTTTTTCGCTCCACCGAACGCCCTATTAGACACCAAAACGtacaacaaaaatgtggaaaatttAAAGGAGCACAAAAACGGGAGCGAGGACAAACAAGTGAGATACAACAATTTAATCGAGGGGAGTAACCCGAACAAGGGTCCCATCCCCGAAAACGCTAGCATGGCTCCATCTCCCTTTGGGAAGATTAGCACCAAGAAGCAGAAGATGAGCATGAAGACTGGCGATTCGTCCAATAGCCCCATTTCAAGTGGAGTCATGCCAAGTAGTAACAATCACGCGAATGCCCCCACCAAAATTGACAGCGCGGATGCGTACAAATTTCACATGAATAAGGAGAAGCTAAATGGGAAGGAAGCTCCCAATTTTGCAAGCCCAGTGAATATTCTAAAAGATCACCTGAAAGAGAACAACAAAGCCAAGTATACCTCCGTAAAGAGGTACGCCAATCACAGCAAAATTATGAAGCAAGCAGAccaagcaaaaaatgggatccCCGCaatgagcaaaatggacgCAGATTtagttaacaaaaaaggaaatgataATGATGGTACTACAACAGGGGCTatcataaatatgaataaaagtAAACCCTATGAGGAAACGAAAATGGATAACAATGGTGTTCCTTTGGACAAGCCAGGAAATAATTCCGCCCATTTTAATGGAGACCCATcgaatgaaaataatatcaaCACGTCTAATCTGGCTAGCGGCGCGGGAGGAGCCACCACCAGCAGTAGCACTCCCTATAGTACTGGCATGCACAACGGGAGTATGAGTAGCGGAAAAAATGCCGTAAATGGAAACGAAATGGATACACTAAGGCCATACAACTCTAATGCACAAGCGGAACATAAAGGCGATGCtgagaatttgaaaaaaacagaacaagttgaggagaaaaaaaggaaaaagaaaagagaaaagaaggaagataaaaaggaagaaaagggaaaggataaaaatacCGAAATGATTAAGGATGAGAAAGGAGGATTATTATTCCCCTTTGATCAAAATctcaaggggaaaaaaaaaaatttggattataataattatctGTACAACATGAGTGAGAACAGCGAACAGGGCGTTTTTAGTAGCACAGGGCAGAGCGCGCTGCACACGGCGGATGACTACATGAGCAGCAGAGGGTTGAGTGCAACCCCCGGTGGAAGCATGCTTAGGAACGTGCACCTGGATATGCAAATGGGTGCCCCTATGGGTGCACCGCAAAACGCATCGCAAAGCGCGCCACCGAATGAGGCCCGCAACTTACCCGCAAACGTGAAGGACCAAAACCACCTgcacaacaaaaaaaacattcttTTCGAAAATTACGGGGCGAATAAGAATGCAGCAAATATGTTCGTGGACAGGGACAACAGTATGCTAAATCGAATGGACTTCCCAAACGAAAACGATTTGAGGGcatccaaaatgaagaaaaatttgagTGACCTCTACAGTGCAGGGATAACACCCCTTACACCTGAGCAGTTCGAAAAAGACAGAAAATTGATAGCCCTGACCAGACTTTTTGGAGACGTAATtgacgaaaatgaaaacgtgGCAAGTAGCAAAATGGATGACCGAGTGATGGAAAATAAGCCGCCATATTCACCAACATCCCCCACCTTTAGAAATAATGCTCCACATAATTtagaattattaaaaaatatgtcccTGGATACTTTactaaataatttaaatatagaTAGAGACGTCCTAGACATactgaaggaaaaaataaataatattaacagaAATATTAATGTGACTATACGATCAGCAGTTCCACGTGAAGCGCTAGTAGagccaaaaggagaaagagaaaatttcGATTTAGCAAAATTGATAACCTTCTTTGatgattttataaattggtatgaaaataatttaatgcaaataaaacTGCAGCTACAGAATGTTTCCTTCTGTTTGCTGCTGGAAATTTTTATACTCATATTAACAAACAGCTATGGGCACATTTCcgattttaagaaaaaatatttaaacaaattttctGCGTACGAACCGGTGACCAAGTTTCTGTCCACTTGTGTTAACCTGAGCCAGGTGTTTGAAATATCTCTTGTTCGCTTTAAGGAGAAGAATGCCAAGCACGTCGTCCACATGACCAA GCTGGGAAAGAAGTCCCTGTGGCAGTACCTAACCGTGTACGGAGGCATTTCGCTGTACAATTTGATTACGACCAAAATTAAAATCGTAGAAATCGAGGACCCGGAGAGGAATTTTAACTTCTTCAATTCGTTCGTTTCGGCCAACTTTCTCTACAACGCAAAGTTCGAGTTTCCCGTTATGTGGTCCTTGCCGCCTATTTATTTGGCGAAGGACGAAATTGCTGAG GACGAAAGCAACAAACCCGGatgcgaaaaggaggaaaaccaCTACGTGCCCAACGAAAGCAGTGACGCCTTTTACTACTACAagcatattttgaaattgcagaagaagaaccGACTAAGGGTGACGAAAAACAGAATGCCCAGCATGCTGTACTACTGCCTGAACAATTGCAGCGACATGACGTGTGCGGAAATTTCAGGCCTTGATGGATCCTTTGTCGCCACGGCGCATTCGAATAACATAATCAAGTTGTGGAACATCAAACAGTCCCAAGCGaacaaaataagaaaaaaaaaaaaagaaatggaaaagattAATAAAGGGGACATAAACGATACGATGAAAAGGAGACATTATCatttagaagaaaataatgcCACGTCCATAGACTTAGAttatgatgaagaaaatgatggaATTTGCAAATTGTATGGAAATATTCATAACGTTACGAGCCTACGTTTTGGTGAAtcgaataaaatattactatCGGGAAATGTTAATGGGGATGTATATCTCTACAGCACTgtaagtaataaaaattatgtcaAGTATGTGGGTGGGCACACACCTATATGGTCTCTCGACACGGCCTTCTTAGGCTACTTCTTTTGCTCCAGTGAAGATGATGGCAATTTGAGGATCTACTCCACCAACAGAACATACCCCTTTATTACTTACACGTATAACTGCCCAGGAAACGTTTCCAAATATCACTACAACAGCACGCTTGTGGCTTGTGGCTACTACG ACAATTACGTACACCTGTACGACGTCCGAGTAAACTCCTTTATCAAGAGATTCAAAAATAACTACCCAAGCAACCAGGGAGTCACTTCCTTgagtttttccaaaaatggaAGGCTGCTGTCGTATgcag GTGGCTACACAAATAACATCAATTTAATCGATTTGGCAATGGACAAATTTATTGACGTGGAACCCAAAGTGGCTGTTTCAGCGGAGCCCTACCACAATGAGGCCGAGTATACCCAACCCTCCAATCCGCTTGACACCTACTTAGATGCAAATGTGCTAAACGTAACAAATGAGGCAACACCAAATGGCAGGGCTCCACTTGGCACAGATTTAAACTCGTTTGAGGACAAAATTTTAAGCATCGACTTTAGCTATGACAATAACTTATTAGTTTCCATGTCTTGTAATAACCTCATCGATTTTTACAATTGCTCCAAAG ATAAAACATTCGacggagaaaaagaaaatcaaaTTGGAAAAGTCCCAAAGCAGAAGGAACCGCCCATATGTCAAACTGTCCAGATCGTACGGCGTTAA